The Arachis hypogaea cultivar Tifrunner chromosome 19, arahy.Tifrunner.gnm2.J5K5, whole genome shotgun sequence genome has a window encoding:
- the LOC112776514 gene encoding pyruvate decarboxylase 1 yields MAEVDEKFWEKEEVDRFSKVQESFLTSSSTLSILEFMLVVKIVILRTFMKINAVVNNLEDAHEMLDTAISTALKESKPVYISISCNLAAIPHPTFSREPVPFLLSPKLSNQMGLEAAVEAEADFHGNMSV; encoded by the exons GGAGAAGGAAGAGGTTGATAGATTCAGCAAAGTTCAAGAGAGTTTCTTGACAAGTTCTTCAACTCTCAGTATACTTGAATTCATGTTAGTGGTCAAAATTGTTATACTTAGAACTTTCATGAAAATAAAT GCTGTGGTTAATAACCTGGAAGATGCTCATGAGATGCTTGACACTGCAATCTCAACCGCACTGAAAGAAAGCAAACCTGTTTATATCAGCATCAGCTGTAACTTGGCTGCAATTCCTCACCCCACTTTCAGTAGGGAGCCAGTTCCATTTTTGTTGTCTCCAAA ATTGAGTAATCAAATGGGGTTGGAGGCAGCAGTAGAGGCTGAAGCTGACTTCCATGGCAACATGAGTGTCTAA